One Betta splendens chromosome 5, fBetSpl5.4, whole genome shotgun sequence genomic window, GTTTTTACAGCATAAGAGTGTTGGCTGCATTTCTGATACCCATGCATTAGCTTACCGAGGAGCATTTAAGTGTTTTTTCCccctaaaaaaagaaaaaagtatcCAAGCTCAAACCGTCTGGCATTTAATGCTATTACTCAACCTATACTTATCATAAAAGCTGCGGTTATATTAAGTAATAAACGTCATGTGTGTCTATTACTCTATTTTAACCACATTCTTATGATTTCCAAATACGTCGGTATACAGTTTTCAATTGCAGTTTtgtcccgttttttttttcctgtaagtTCCTCTTCACTCTTTTAGATAAAGGTGCATTCCATGACTGAACACCTGCCCAGTGTAGACAGGAACACCAGCCTGAGACTCTACATGGTGCCAGTGCTGAAACAGCACCAGCCGTCCCACGTTCAATTATTTTGTGTTAAGGGCTGCTGTCCTCAAGTTCTGAAATTTCCTTTGTTCTGCCTgttaaagttttgttttttgttttccagcgcATACCAGTAATAATGGAGGGCAATTTAAGAAACGCAGTAACATAAATACATAATTCTGAGTTTGGTGTCGGTCAACTAGGGTTTAATGTTAAGAACAAAATCTGCTCATGTACTCTGGTTTTTGCCATTTTCCTTTCCAGTTGCTTCTTGGcctaatttactgtaaaagaaAGTGAATAATATTTCAGAGAACTCCCTCTTCCTTAAACAATGTCAACTATATCaattttctatttgtttttgttgttcagAGTCAGTAACAAAAATATGCAACCACCAACCAAGTAATAACAATACCTCCAAACCTGCAaggaataaaacagaaaaatactTTCTGAAACACAACCCTGCTTACAGCAGTTTATGTTTCCTTGTTTTGCCTATGATTCATTCTGACAGGACCCACAACAACCCATTTAGTTTCACTATAACTCCCCTTTTTTAGATGACAGCATGTATTTGCACTTTGTTTGAAACCTGGCATGGTTGGCTCCCAATTATCCTAAAACCAATGTACCATAACTGTTCTTATGTCTATACATTCAGCATATGTTCACAAACCAGGAAATGCGCACGTTACATGACTGATGAGTCATTACGACTGCCAGAATTCTAGTCCTTGTGCTAGCTTGAGTCATGAAAGATGTGATTTTTGCACTTGTGGGTGGTAGGGCTAATGtattgctctgtgtgtgtaggGGTGAAGCCATATGCTTGTTCCATGTGTGACATGAGGTTTATTCAGCGTAACCACCTGGAGAGACACAGCCTCACTCATACGGGTATGGGTCCCTTCATACCCTCATTACTCACGAGAGAACGGGCTCGCAACAAACTCGAGTTTGGATTGTCAAGTCATTTGATGGGATGTTGAACCAGCCTCAAAGTAATCTCCCCCAGTTTGTGGGGTTATTGTGTTGCGTAGATCTGGGCCATGAAAACAAGAAATTCCACTCTGATCTACACATAATGAGTTGATGACGAGGCCTTTTAGCATATCAGCTTGCAGATGCTGAGAGTTCACTGTTAAAGTACTCTTAGAGCAATAGCACGTGTTGGAAAATTAGGCTGTGAATGAAAGATGCACGCAGTACATTGGTACAAGACACTAAAATTGATGCATTgactttgtatttgtgtgctCTTATAGGGGAGAAGCCATTTGCTTGTGACATGTGTGATATGAGGTTTATCCAGCGCTACCACCTTGAGAGACACAAGCGTGTCCATAGTGGGGAGAAGCCTTACCAGTGTGAACGGTGCCAGCAGGTTTGTATGAATTCAAACCAAGACAGCTCACCCTGAACCACACTTCATCCAGTACCTTGATCCTTTCAGTTGTTGTGCAAAACTATTAGCTCATTAAACGTAGGTTTGTTGATCTGACCCAAATTAAACTGAACTCCGCCAAATTCTTTTCTTTCAAAGAACTTTTCACGGACAGACCGGCTGCTGCGGCATCGGCGGTTGTGCCAAGGCCGCAGCGTAGCCAAAGTAGAGAACCAGCCATGTTGTGAACCACGCCCATATGCCCAGGAACCTCCACCCGCACCACCAACCTGGAGccctctccacccccctccGGGCCGCCTGGCAGTCTGACATTCCGCCTTCCCTGCATCCACAGCACCGCCAGCGATGGGACAAGCCACAGGGTTTCTTCTTTTCAGCTCTGTGCTTAGCGGCACCACACTCTAGCACAGGCTGATCTCGCAGCTCCAGTCTCTGAACTACTAATGGCAGAGGgacatttgtgcttttattttgttaacttttTACTGTTTCCTTTTATTCCCAGTTTTTTAAGACAAGTTTTCTGTGATGACTAGTGGTCCTGTTTTTGTACTTAACCTGTTTGagttttgcaaaaaaaaaaaaaaagaactgttATCTGCATTTAATGGTACTTGTGGGGATGGGTGGCGACTATTGTTGGTCCTGACATGTCAGCGGGAGACTGGGATGAAGTGGTGAGGATGTGTATTCGAGcatcttcctgttttttgtggCCCGTTTATGCTCAAGAAGAATATCACTGCTCAGAATCAATAAACCTGAACTTTACATCCAATTATTGCAGAAATAAATCTGTTGGTGTCCTGTGGATCTGCTACATACACATAAGAGGACTTATGAGTATTGAATTGTTTTTACTATTACCTATTTGCATTTTTCAATGGGACTTGAGTGAGAATTCTCTGTGCAGTAAAGGGGCcaagagaaacaaaagaaagtaATGGAAATTGGGCTCAAATTCAGTTTTGTGTCCTGAGAAAACCTGAGTAATGTGAGCATGTTTATTAAAACGATATAACCGTTTTACCTGACTGTAATGCCGGACTTCCAAGAATTGGAGGATGAGGCAACCTGCAGCCGCCCGGGTGTGTGTGCTCACCCTGTTATGTCTGGAAGACTCAGGAAATGGCGCAGCATGGCATCCTTAGCAAGTCCTCCTCTCGAGTTGTGCTATTGTGCTTACagttgtgcgtgcgtgtgtgtgtgtatatatagatatatacagaGCTCTCCAGTACCTACCAGAAAGCTGTTCCTCCTGACTCTGTCCACAGGGTCTGGTTTAAAACAGTGCAAGTCGGCCACTCAGTACCATTAGATTTGTACAGATTCTTATGAGTTTACCGGGGGTATACAAAATCTTGTGGCCTtagtgtattttctttttttttttttttgttcatttgtttatttttctcggctattattattttattgtggaTCAGATGTATTTACTAAAACAAGACAGCCTTTCATCAAatcttattttttaatttgttgggTCCTAAAGCTGTCATAGTTACAGAATGTTGATGGCTTCAGTAGTGCTACAGCAGACAGTCGGCTGTCCAGGGGCTGGGTCATTGGCACTGATTACAGTGTAACAGTAAATAATCCTGAAGGAGGTCCTGGTCCTTGTTAGaagtcagttgtgctaaatttcCTTCCCACTGCAGTGCATTGGCCTGCCTGAGGCCACGGCAGAATCAACACATGCTTGACTCTGCTACACACTAACAATTGCCTTTTTTTATCCAAATATTATGTGGTTGGTGTGTTATAATGGATGTCTGTCATGTCATTGGGTTTAGCCTTAAGTACGTGCGGCTACATAAATAATCATTGTAGTACTAAATGATATTGTAACAAACTGTTTCTATTAACTTTGGTCGTACTGTGTGCAGGTCAGGGCAGTTGTTGCCTGTTGAAGAATTTCTCAAACTTGATCCTTTCTGTGACGGGTGAGGTCCACTGGGCGGAGCGTAATTGGACATATCATGGCATCTCAACTGATCTCTGATAACACGACAAGGAACAAATGACTGAAACCTTCAGGGGACTACAGTTTTCATGTAGATCCTGAGTTCGAATCATTTTAAGGCCTTTGAATGTGGCAATGGGATCCCAGTGTTTTTGATCTGGTGTGTTTAAGTCCAGATGTTTTGTTTCCATACAAATGACTGGCACATTTGGGACAAATGTGCcagtcatttgtttattttgtttttgtttttaccagAAGTATTACTAAGAAGGTGTCTTTAATGGTGCATTGATATCAGAGCAGTGTTGCACGATGGTTAAATGCGTGCACAAAGATGGGACAGCTTGATCTGAACTAAAACCCTGCAGTAGTCATGGGGCCAAGTTTGAGAAATGAAAGGCTATTCTCTGCAAACTCAACTCCCAAACTGTGGAAGGCTGGCGCGAGCACATATTTAAAATGGCTAAAGGgcaatacagtatatagttgGTGTCTCTTGTTAATAactttttttgtcatttattgtttttagtaTTACCAATCTCATTGTTATAATGCAATAGAATCCTTGAGTCTCGAATCATGTGTTTATAAGATTgaggttttaatttttttcagacCGATTCGAGGATTGATGTGTCTGAAAACGTCTCATCACATTTTGATGATTGTTTCAAGGACCTTTTTTATTCTGATACAATTGTAAACACTGgagtgaaaggaaaaaaaaagacaaaaaaagaaatatggGTATTTTTTTCCTTCAGACTGTACTAGACTGTAGGTTTTAGACAAAGCCTGTTTCTCCTCAACATGACACGGACAATGGACAGAACAATTTGGATCAGTACAGTTGAGAGCCCAGTATGTTCAGTTATTTTGAGGTAGTAGTACCacaagaaaatgttttttttcttacacaAAGTCCCTGGTATTTGTAGTAAATTATATTGATAATGGTATTAGATGAACAACAGCATAACAGTAGCTATCACAGATTAGTTGGTTTCTTTATTAGTCTTGCATGCAGAGTTATGGTCCTCAGTTACGATAGGATCTTGATATTGATTATTTTGTGTAGGAGAACAAGTGCATAAAAGTAACTTCctaaaaatgataaaatgatcATTGTACAATGGGCTAACTAATATGTACCCTTGTGATCCAATTAGTTTCAACAGTATGAAAATCAGAGGAGAGGCTTCTTACTATTACGCTGAAATAAAAGAATTTGTAAAGGACCTTTGTCTGTTCACTGATTTTCATTTTGGAGGTGGGGATGGGATTTTTTTATTCTACTTATAACTCTGATTTAGAAAattaaactgaaaacaaaacctcaTTACCTCATTATACTATTGCAAAAATTTGTGCAATCAGCTTCGCTCATCAGTAAAAATACTTTCCACCCCACATGATAAGACATGTTATCGGATGGAAGGTATTTTCTCTGGCTCCAGGATGTTTTTCAACAGTTGTAGCATTAAGAGTTCAAGGGGATTTTCCAGGGCAGTTGGAAATGTCATGTTAGAATATTTAATGGGACTGTGCTAAAAAATGACAAGTCTTTTGTAGCAGATTGTAATTGTTACTGTGGCTGGAACAATGCAGGGCTTGGTGCACAAACAGGTAGAAATTCCAGTTACGACGATTTCTAGTGCTCAGTTAAATTTATAGAACAGCCTCTCTCTACTATCCACAGTGCTCGTATCACACCCTAGAATTGTCTTCATATAAAATCGTCTGACTGACCCAGGATTTTAGGACAAATTACAGTCCTGTGCGTGATTCCACCGTCATTATCGTGCCACCACGTTTAGGAGCGTGGGCCTCATTTGACAGCAGTTGTATTCGTATAGTGGCTGTTGAGCTGTAATTACACCGATGCTgctgcagggggcagcagctTGCTTGAGTAGCTGCCCATAGAAAATCACCGAAGAAGAAACCCggaagaaaacacaaagctgaaagAATCTATTGTTAAATCAGCTTACATCTGTAGACATTACGGCTTTTTGTTGTAGAGTTCGAACATGTTGCACGATAACTCATCTGCACATGGATCGGAGAGAAACGAGCAGGGACGGGAGACGGTGTCGGAGCCCATTACTACCCCCTCCTCCAGGTTTCTGCAGGTCGAACTAGAGCTGAACGCCCATCTCCGTCGACTCACCTTCAGCGAACCGGTCCGTTACATCTACAAGCCGCTGGAGTACGCCTGGGACACCCACCAAAGCTTCGTGCGGACGTACTGTCAGGTTGGACAGAGCATCCTGTTCCTGGGGATGAACCCAGGACCCTTCGGCATGGCCCAGACCGGGGTGAGCGCTGCAGTCAGACTGTTGTGTTTGAACATGTTTCATCATGATATGAACTATCAACTTGTGGAGTGTTTGCAAATAACGCGTTTTATTGCTGTATTTCAAGTCGTTTGAAATGATCAAATATTTCAAtgtgtaaaaatatatttatttttatttatgggGGGGGGTCATGTCCTTATTAATGAAAGTTTATTATGCTATTTATATTTAACTCCTTCTGTTCCACATCTATTGAAGTGCTGGACATTTATGATCATCTTACTCTAAACTGATCTGATGTCTCACTCACGTCCTCTTGCACAGGTCCCCTTTGGTGAAGTGAAGTCTGTTGTTGACTGGCTGCAGATCACAGGGGAGGTGGGTCATCCTCCTGAGGAGCATCCGAAGCGCCGGATCACGGGGCTCGCGTGCACTCAGAGTGAAGTGAGCGGCGCCCGTTTCTGGGGCTTCTTCAGGAAGCTGTGCGGTGAACCAGCGCTGTTCTTCCGCCACTGCTTCGTGCACAACCTGTGCCCGCTGATCTTCATGAATGCCAGCGGGAAGAACCTGACCCCTCCCGAGTTGCCAGCGGCCGAACGAGAAGCCCTCCTGAGCATGTGTGACACGGCGCTGTGTGAGGTGGTGAAGGCACTGGGCGTCTCCATGGTGATCGGCGTTGGACGGGTGGCGGAGCAGCGGGCTCGGCGTGCCCTTTCTGCTGCACAAATCGGCGTGCGAGTCGAGGGCATCATGCATCCATCACCCAGGAACCCACTGGCCAATAAGGGGTGGGAGGCAGTGGCCAGGGCCAAACTGACCGAACTGGGTGTTCTGTCGCTGCTGAGCAACACATGAGCCACCCAGGTGATGTAAAGTCTCAGGGACCCTGGGTTTTATCATTGCTTCACTGTAGCATTAACACGTGCAGGTTTCCTCACAAACATCTGTGAGATGAGCTGGTATTACACTAACACTATAACATGACTGTAACCACTGATCACTCCCTACGAGCAGTTCAATGGATGAAGCATGATATATACACTGCGGCTGTACTGTAACTCTGGGATGCTTTATAGCCAATGGTAAATCTGTTGCCATgtaaacatatttataaaaactgtattttaaaacatacCTTTACTTAAAATTTTGTATATGAGCATGTTCAGTCTTATGACGGGTAACATTAAATAATGTCAGTGATTGCGTTTCATCAAGCAAAAGACAGAGCCGGTCTGTAATGTGGATGTTACACATTTTTGACTGGTGatgttacaaaaatattttgtaaaCAGCCTCACAAATTGTTTATGCTGGTCgactgtctgtttttttaaatgttaataatttatttttatgtatcttattcatttttatattttgtatatatgATCTCTTGTATGTTTTTGGGCTCAGCATTTTTTGTCAGATTAAGCTGAAACTTTATTTCGTGAGAAATGaataaagaggaaaaataaagaaagaatatTGAAATGATTTTCTTCTTCTGGCTAAAGTAGCAGgtacattttgttgttgtttgacagTTAAAAATATTCTGACATGTCATCATTAGGATCAAATAACATCTAAATGAATGTAGCTGCTGCCGTTGCAGGATCTTAGTCATCCAGAGTCACACTGTTCCTGTCATGGCAGGACAGAGCAGGACAGTTGTTGACATCAACACGAACATCGGAGCTTTTCCTGCAGTGACGAGTACATGTGAATACATGGATTTAATGATCCTCTGCTAAAACTACACCCCCAAGTGTTCACAATTGGGACTGCGGTTGCTGTCTGACCAGTTGGTCTGTGTGGAAACATCCTTACAGACCATAATATAACAAAGCTGTGTTTAAGTCATTTATATTTGTGTAGTAGGTTGTAAAactatcaccccccccccccccccattccacCCCGGGCCCCCTGTCCTCCGGTCGTCACCTTCTAAACTGCCTCTTCTGAGAACTGCACTGAGCAACAActagcagcagcatcagatcCTGTATCCTGCCTTATGGGAGATGGAGTGTGCAGCATTGCTCTGCCTTGTCAAGCTGTGCGTGTATGAACTGCATCTCCCATGAATCCCTCACCATCACTAATCTTACTGGGGCTCCACATGGTTCAGGAGACATTGTGAAACTCCCGCACCTGACAGCATTGCTTATCATTGATGCACAGCTCAGTttgaagaagcagcaggaaaaacaaaccagcATCTTATTACTTCTTCAGCAAAAACAGGtaagattgaaaaaaaaactatggagctaatgtatttatttacaaaagcaTTTTACTTGATTATAGTAGATAATAACTTTTTTGTATTATCagcttttttcttgttttttttttcttgtgtttttttttttaccaacttATCTGTGCGGTTTATGATCAGTATAAAATCATATGTGACACAATATcagatacaaaataaaaagacataTATGATTTGACAGTGCTGAGGCTACAGAGGCTCCTCTCCACATCTCTGTTTTTCCATCCTCTAGATGTTTAGCCTGAGTCGGTATGTGACTTTGTTGCCTGTAAACATATCACGCAGGCGTCATGTGTCGTGACAGCGCTGTATTCCCGCTCTCGCCTTTCACCAGCTGTTCTCCTCCAGACTGAAACCCGACCGCGTCCCGCTGCATCCACGGACCCTCTCCCCGCGACCATGGAAAAACCCTTCACGGCGGTGTTTCGAAACGTGGGGCAGCTCTACTTCCCCCAGACCCGCGTGGAGTGTCACTACAGTCTGAGCCCCGAGcatcagtggagcagcagcgactgGGTCGGGATCTTCGAGGTCCATTTTGCCCCCAGTGAGACACGAAACAACACTTTTAGCGCCGTTTGAGGCTCATGGTGCGTTTACTGTCATGTCACAGGTGGGATGGTCCTCAGTCAAAGAGTACTACACATACACCTGGGCTGTGGTCCCTGAAGGCTACGCCGTGGGGGCCGGTGTTGACTGCTGTGTGCTGTTCCACGGTAAGAACTGAGTCACAGCGTCGCTGCTGTGGTGCCCAGAACATTCACCCCAACGCGTCCCATCTGCGCAGCACGCTACCTGCCTCGGCCCAGCGCCGCGGAGTACCAGTTCGTGTACGTGAACGCCGCGGGGGAGGCGTGCGCGCGCAGTCGCACCTTCACCTTCTGCGCCCCCAAAcctctggaggagctggagacgctGAAGGAGGAGCGggacgaggaggacggggaggaggagctgctgctcgtcgTCCCCagggctcagctgctgcaggtaccggggcgcgaggcggcggcggccattGTTGGCGGTACGGATCAGCACGTTTGAGCATCCTCTCCTCTACTGTTGCGAACAGAGCCGACTGGAGGACTGCCTCCACAGACAGGGCCTCCTGCAGCAGGCTCTGGACGCGGCTCGACAGGAGGCCgccggcgagagagagagcggcgccggcgcgcgggcggagtgggagagagagagacgggcgatgcgggaggagagagacgagctGCGGGACAAGCTGAGGCAGAGCTGCGACAGGTTGAAGCGCGTGGAGGGTCAGCATAAGGTACCGACGGACCGCCGGCCGGAGGAAGAGGGCGTCCGAGCAGCACCGCTTAAAGATGCTCTCTCTCACAAACACGGACAGGATGTGAAGTACAGTCAGGAAAGTCTGA contains:
- the calcoco1b gene encoding calcium-binding and coiled-coil domain-containing protein 1b isoform X1, encoding MNCISHESLTITNLTGAPHGSGDIVKLPHLTALLIIDAQLSLKKQQEKQTSILLLLQQKQTETRPRPAASTDPLPATMEKPFTAVFRNVGQLYFPQTRVECHYSLSPEHQWSSSDWVGIFEVGWSSVKEYYTYTWAVVPEGYAVGAGVDCCVLFHARYLPRPSAAEYQFVYVNAAGEACARSRTFTFCAPKPLEELETLKEERDEEDGEEELLLVVPRAQLLQSRLEDCLHRQGLLQQALDAARQEAAGERESGAGARAEWERERRAMREERDELRDKLRQSCDRLKRVEGQHKDVKYSQESLTSEVAKLAAEKSESQQRIQLLEEEVKLVTEREKEGALEVERLKERAKKTAAQMKHDEDKRKCLQAENEAALQEARRLRERQEAGELAADALRRELRELGVRQGRSHAELHQARMQVAQLTLQLSEENLGLREERAAWALEREAHKQALDAEKKKVQELSCEVQRKEEWLQEERTEREKLEAELARERDCSRELLSELNGNLRTAHAKREEQQREKEDLLNYICELEQRLGVVPGENSNGDVPATASALEDEQKREDASSAPPRSICSPLFLCAHMERPDRPEAPPETSASDTQAVLQTLSW
- the smug1 gene encoding single-strand-selective monofunctional uracil-DNA glycosylase 1, giving the protein MLHDNSSAHGSERNEQGRETVSEPITTPSSRFLQVELELNAHLRRLTFSEPVRYIYKPLEYAWDTHQSFVRTYCQVGQSILFLGMNPGPFGMAQTGVPFGEVKSVVDWLQITGEVGHPPEEHPKRRITGLACTQSEVSGARFWGFFRKLCGEPALFFRHCFVHNLCPLIFMNASGKNLTPPELPAAEREALLSMCDTALCEVVKALGVSMVIGVGRVAEQRARRALSAAQIGVRVEGIMHPSPRNPLANKGWEAVARAKLTELGVLSLLSNT